A window of Candidatus Methylomirabilota bacterium genomic DNA:
GCGCAAGCCCGAAGCGCCCTCCACGCCGAACCCGCGACGCATTGTCATCGTGGAGGACAGCCGTGACGGCCGCGAGATGCTGCGGTACATGCTCGAGCACGCGGGCCACGAGGTTCACGAAGCGGCGGACGGACCGGGCGGCGTCGACACCATCCTCAAGGTCGTTCCCGACGTGGCCCTCGTGGACCTGGGACTGCCCGCGCTCGACGGCTACGAGGTGGCCCGGCGCGTGAGAGCCGACCATGCGGGGCGTGCCGTCCGGCTGGTGGCCCTGACGGGCTACGGGCTGCCCGACGATCTGAAGCGCTCCCAGGGGGCGGGCTTCGATGCCCATCTCGTGAAGCCGGTCGATCCGGTGAAGCTCGCGGCGGCGATTCGCGGCGGAACGGGCCCCTAGTGTCCAGTCTCTGAAATAGATTTACAATGAGGCCGGGCCATGCTATCGTCGCTCATCATGTGGAAACCCGCCCGCGCCCTCCGTGTGAGCCGAGAGGATCAGGAGTGGTTGGAGACATTGATCCGGAGCGGCAAGACGCCCCAGCGCGTCGCGCTTCGGGCGCGCATGGTGTTGGGCGCCGCCGCGGGGCGGCCGAATCATGCGCTGGCCAAGGAACTGGGGATCAGCCGGCCGACGCTGCTCCTCTGGCGGCAACGGTACACCGAAGCGGGCGTGGCCGGCCTGCTGAAGGACGCGCCGCGGCCGGGGCGCAAGAAGCGGATCCGGCCTGAGAAGGTGGAAGCGATCGTGAATGCCACGCTGCAGACGACGCCCCCGGACGCGACGCACTGGAGCGTGCGCACGTTGGCGAAGCGCCAGCGGGTGAGTCCGGCCACGGTGCATCGGATCTGGCAAGCGCACAATCTCCAGCCCCATCGTGTGGAGACCTTCAAGCTCAGCCGTGATCCCGACTTCGTGCGCAAGCTGCGGGACATCGTCGGCCTCTATGTGAACCCGCCGGCGCAAGCCCTGGTGCTGAGCGTCGATGAGAAGAGCCAGATTCAAGCGCTGGATCGCACGCAGCCGATCCTGCCGCTGCGACCCGGAATCCCGGCCCGCCAGACGCATGATTACGCGCGGCACGGCACCACCACGCTCTTTGCGGCCCTGAATATCCTCGAGGGGCACGTGATCGAGCGGTGTCAGGCGCGCCACACGCACACCGAGTTCATCGCGTTCTTGGACACGATCGATCGGCAGACGCCACGCCGCCAGGACCTCCATCTCATTCTCGACAACTACGGCACGCACAAGCATCCCACCGTGAAGGCATGGCTCACGGCCCACCCACGGTTTCATTTCCACTTCACCCCGACCGGGGCGTCCTGGCTGAATCTCGTCGAGCGCTTCTTCGCGGAGATCACGCGCAAGCGTCTGCGCCGCGGCACGTTCCGCAGCGTGTCGGCTCTGATCGCCGCCATTCGCCGCTACGTCCGCGAACACAACAACGACCCTCGTCCATTCATCTGGACCGCCACGGCCTCGGCCATCCTACGCAAGATCAAGCGTTGTAAAGAAGCGTTAGAGACAGGACACTAGCGTCCGGGATCGGCGGTATAGGTCTCGATCAGGCGGGTCAGCGCCCGGACGTTGCGCTCGAACACGTCCACCGCCCGCTGCACCGTGGACGAGGTGGCCGCGTCCAGCCGCAGGATATGGGTCCACCCGGCCAGCGTGTTCAGCGGCACCCGCAGATCGTGCCCGAGCCGGTGCCGCTCGTCCCGCTCCAGCTGTTCCAGGCGCTCCAGGGTCTCGCGGAGCGCGCTGAGGTCACCGACCAGCGGAGCCTGCTCCGGCCCCGAGGGCAGGTTCTGCAGCGCCCCCTCGATCCGACGAAGGCGAGAGATGGCCTCGTGCGTCGCGTCGGCAAGGCTCGGCGGCTTCATGACGGGTCATGGCCCGCTGCGAGATGGCGCCTTGTGGAGCAGGCCCCAGCGCTGGAGCATGTTGTGGAGCGTCTTGGTGCTGATGGCCAGCCGATCGGCGGCGCGGGTCTTGTTGTTGTTCTCGGCGGCCAGCGTCCGCAGCACGAACTGC
This region includes:
- a CDS encoding IS630 family transposase, producing the protein MWKPARALRVSREDQEWLETLIRSGKTPQRVALRARMVLGAAAGRPNHALAKELGISRPTLLLWRQRYTEAGVAGLLKDAPRPGRKKRIRPEKVEAIVNATLQTTPPDATHWSVRTLAKRQRVSPATVHRIWQAHNLQPHRVETFKLSRDPDFVRKLRDIVGLYVNPPAQALVLSVDEKSQIQALDRTQPILPLRPGIPARQTHDYARHGTTTLFAALNILEGHVIERCQARHTHTEFIAFLDTIDRQTPRRQDLHLILDNYGTHKHPTVKAWLTAHPRFHFHFTPTGASWLNLVERFFAEITRKRLRRGTFRSVSALIAAIRRYVREHNNDPRPFIWTATASAILRKIKRCKEALETGH